The following coding sequences lie in one Desulfobaccales bacterium genomic window:
- the sppA gene encoding signal peptide peptidase SppA — MRRHPILTSFLILAFILFFFVGLSALTLKWAGKESLFAKAPKVGVVEVSGLITQSQPTLKELRRFQEDDRIKAILVRINSPGGAVGPSQEIMREILKVRKKKKVVASLESLAASGGYYVACAADVIMANPGTAVGSIGVIMKLANVEQLTKKLGVDFYSLKAGELKDLGSPFRPMTPEEREALQSLLDNIHQQFIQDVAQNRKIPLEKMTTLATGTVFTGEQAKKLGLIDELGNFEDALELAGRLGGITGKVEAAYPPKKRPSLLSLIMGGDTENHLHALAEFLSPYPEPAFLPPWFR; from the coding sequence ATGAGACGCCACCCCATCCTCACCTCCTTTCTCATCCTGGCCTTCATTCTTTTCTTCTTCGTGGGCCTGTCGGCCCTGACCCTGAAATGGGCCGGGAAGGAAAGCCTCTTTGCCAAGGCCCCCAAGGTGGGGGTGGTGGAGGTGAGCGGCCTCATCACCCAGTCCCAGCCCACCCTGAAAGAGCTGCGCCGCTTCCAGGAGGATGACCGCATCAAGGCCATCCTGGTGCGCATCAATTCCCCGGGCGGGGCGGTGGGCCCCTCCCAGGAGATCATGCGGGAGATCCTCAAGGTCCGGAAGAAAAAGAAGGTGGTGGCCTCGCTGGAGTCCCTGGCGGCCTCGGGGGGCTACTATGTGGCCTGTGCGGCGGACGTCATCATGGCCAACCCCGGCACCGCGGTGGGGTCCATCGGCGTCATCATGAAGCTGGCCAACGTGGAGCAGCTCACCAAAAAGCTGGGGGTGGACTTTTACTCCCTCAAGGCCGGCGAGCTCAAGGACCTGGGTTCCCCTTTCAGGCCCATGACCCCTGAGGAGCGAGAGGCCCTGCAAAGCCTCCTGGACAACATCCACCAGCAGTTCATCCAGGACGTGGCCCAAAACCGCAAAATCCCTCTGGAAAAGATGACCACCCTGGCCACCGGCACGGTCTTCACCGGCGAACAGGCCAAAAAGCTGGGGCTTATCGATGAGCTGGGGAACTTTGAAGACGCCCTGGAGCTGGCCGGCCGCCTGGGCGGCATCACCGGCAAGGTGGAGGCGGCCTACCCCCCTAAGAAGCGCCCCTCGCTGCTCAGCCTGATCATGGGGGGCGATACCGAAAACCATCTGCACGCCCTGGCGGAATTCCTCTCCCCCTACCCGGAGCCGGCCTTCCTGCCGCCGTGGTTCCGCTAA
- a CDS encoding M23 family metallopeptidase: MSKKAGYVLWLIPLAGLGLLLWWGFAALDWEDPVLQGPEGLTVLGRRTTVTLKAADASSGLKEVRVTLTQGGQEKVVLTQTFPPGGEPGKETEIPVQVAPPELGFSEGKATLTATVRDRSWRGFFQGRSATWSREVVIDLVPVHLAFEGVNHLLHFGGTGVMRYRLNKEVAESGVRVNGRLSPGYPLPQGEKGEYVAFFPIPLEPTVPFSVELVARPGVGEEVKRPVPLTLKPRKWRHDNMNLSENFLRQVAATFQVQHPDPLQAFLTVNREMRRANHEKLRSLCQKSQPQALWSGAFQRYLGKPMARFGDKRTYIYQGKAVDHQTHLGEDLASLERSPVPATATGVVVLAEPLGIYGNTVVLDHGLGIFSMYSHLSRLDVKAGERVERGARLGLTGATGLAGGDHLHYSVMVHGEFVDPLEWWDPKWHKDQVQGMMAVKAPAPAAAAPERRKAPARPKKRSR, encoded by the coding sequence GTGAGTAAGAAGGCGGGGTATGTCCTCTGGCTCATACCCCTGGCCGGGCTGGGGCTGCTCCTGTGGTGGGGGTTTGCAGCCCTGGACTGGGAGGATCCGGTCCTTCAGGGCCCCGAGGGGCTCACAGTGCTGGGCCGCCGCACCACCGTCACCCTGAAGGCGGCCGATGCCTCCAGCGGGCTGAAGGAGGTGCGGGTCACCCTGACCCAGGGAGGGCAGGAAAAGGTGGTCCTGACCCAGACCTTCCCGCCCGGCGGGGAGCCCGGCAAAGAGACGGAGATTCCCGTGCAGGTGGCGCCCCCCGAGCTCGGCTTCTCGGAGGGCAAGGCCACCTTGACGGCCACGGTGCGGGACCGCTCCTGGCGGGGGTTCTTTCAGGGCCGCAGCGCCACCTGGAGCCGGGAGGTGGTCATCGACCTGGTGCCCGTGCACCTTGCCTTTGAGGGGGTCAATCATCTGCTGCATTTCGGCGGCACCGGGGTGATGAGATATCGCCTCAACAAAGAGGTGGCGGAAAGCGGCGTCCGGGTGAACGGCCGCCTCTCCCCTGGCTATCCCCTGCCCCAGGGAGAAAAGGGGGAATATGTGGCTTTCTTCCCCATCCCCCTGGAGCCCACGGTGCCCTTCAGCGTGGAGCTGGTGGCCCGCCCCGGGGTGGGGGAGGAGGTGAAACGGCCGGTGCCCCTCACCCTGAAGCCCCGCAAGTGGCGCCATGACAACATGAATCTCTCAGAGAACTTCCTGCGCCAGGTGGCCGCCACCTTCCAGGTGCAACATCCCGATCCCCTCCAGGCCTTCCTCACGGTGAACCGGGAGATGCGCCGGGCCAATCATGAAAAACTGAGAAGTCTGTGCCAAAAAAGCCAGCCTCAGGCGCTGTGGTCCGGGGCCTTTCAGCGCTACCTGGGCAAGCCCATGGCCCGCTTCGGCGACAAGCGCACCTACATATACCAGGGCAAAGCGGTGGATCATCAGACCCATTTGGGGGAGGACCTGGCCTCCCTGGAGCGCAGCCCGGTGCCTGCCACCGCCACGGGGGTGGTGGTCCTGGCGGAGCCCCTGGGGATCTACGGCAACACCGTGGTCCTGGACCACGGCCTGGGCATCTTTTCCATGTACAGCCACCTGAGCCGCTTGGACGTCAAGGCGGGCGAGCGGGTGGAGAGAGGGGCCAGGCTGGGGCTCACCGGCGCCACGGGTCTGGCCGGCGGGGACCACCTGCATTATTCGGTCATGGTGCACGGGGAGTTTGTGGATCCCCTGGAGTGGTGGGACCCCAAATGGCATAAGGACCAGGTCCAGGGCATGATGGCGGTGAAAGCGCCGGCACCGGCGGCCGCGGCCCCGGAGAGACGCAAAGCCCCGGCCCGGCCGAAAAAGCGGAGTCGCTGA
- a CDS encoding L-threonylcarbamoyladenylate synthase — protein MKAKLPPIIKINPDNPQERLLRQVVDTLLAGGLIGYPTDTGYALGCDLYNLKGISRLYQIKRRPVNKPFSFICSDLKNISEYARVGNYAYKTMKRLLPGPYTFILEASRQVPKILQTRRNTVGIRVPNHPICLALVSMLGHPIISTGANLAGSLAESDPYAVAEMFKGHLDLVIDAGIIPPRPSSVISLIDDVPEVIRAGQGDVSMFA, from the coding sequence ATGAAGGCGAAGCTCCCCCCCATCATCAAGATCAATCCCGACAATCCCCAGGAACGGCTGCTCCGGCAGGTGGTGGACACCCTGCTGGCCGGCGGCCTCATCGGCTACCCCACCGACACCGGCTACGCCCTGGGGTGCGACCTCTACAATCTCAAGGGCATTTCCCGGCTCTACCAGATCAAGCGCCGGCCGGTGAACAAACCCTTCAGCTTCATCTGTTCCGATCTCAAGAACATCAGTGAATACGCCCGGGTGGGCAATTACGCCTACAAGACCATGAAGCGCCTGCTGCCGGGCCCCTACACCTTCATCCTGGAGGCCTCCCGGCAGGTCCCCAAGATCCTTCAGACCCGGCGCAACACCGTGGGCATCCGGGTGCCCAACCACCCCATCTGCCTGGCCCTGGTGAGCATGCTGGGGCACCCCATCATCTCCACCGGGGCCAACCTGGCGGGCAGCCTGGCGGAAAGCGACCCCTACGCGGTGGCGGAGATGTTCAAGGGCCACCTGGACCTGGTCATCGATGCCGGCATCATCCCGCCCCGGCCCTCCAGCGTCATCTCCCTCATCGACGACGTGCCGGAAGTCATTCGGGCGGGGCAGGGCGATGTGAGCATGTTCGCCTGA